One region of Mycobacterium riyadhense genomic DNA includes:
- a CDS encoding LLM class F420-dependent oxidoreductase — MAIRLGFQIPKFSYGTGVEKLFPSVIAQAREAEAAGYDSLFVMDHFYQLPMLGPPEDPMLEAYTALGALATATERLQLGALVTGNTYRNPALLAKIITTLDMVSAGRAVLGIGAGWFELEHRQLGFEFGTFTDRFHRLEEALQILDPMIKGERPTFDGDWYTTESALAEPRYRDRIPILIGGGGEKKTFAIAARYADHLNIVASLGELPRKVAALAARCEEAGRDRTTLETSLMLTVMIDENLKPDQLPQQVSGRMVVGSPAQIAEQVQTKVLDVGVDGLIINLSPHGYTPGVITTAAEALGPLLGL; from the coding sequence GTGGCGATCAGGCTTGGCTTCCAAATTCCTAAGTTCTCCTACGGCACGGGCGTGGAGAAGCTTTTCCCGTCGGTCATCGCGCAGGCCCGTGAGGCCGAGGCGGCGGGCTACGACTCGCTTTTTGTGATGGACCACTTCTATCAACTACCCATGCTGGGTCCGCCCGAAGATCCGATGCTGGAGGCCTACACCGCCCTCGGCGCGCTAGCAACCGCGACCGAACGGCTGCAGCTGGGCGCGTTGGTGACCGGCAACACGTACCGCAATCCGGCGCTGCTCGCCAAGATCATCACCACCCTCGACATGGTTAGCGCCGGCCGCGCGGTCCTGGGCATCGGGGCCGGCTGGTTCGAGCTTGAACATCGCCAACTAGGCTTCGAGTTCGGCACTTTCACCGATCGTTTCCACCGGCTTGAGGAGGCGCTGCAGATCCTCGATCCGATGATCAAGGGTGAGCGTCCGACCTTCGACGGTGACTGGTACACCACCGAATCCGCACTGGCCGAGCCGCGCTACCGCGACCGAATCCCGATTCTGATCGGTGGCGGCGGCGAGAAAAAGACCTTCGCGATTGCCGCCCGCTACGCCGACCATCTCAACATCGTCGCCTCACTCGGCGAGCTGCCGCGCAAGGTGGCGGCGCTGGCGGCCCGGTGCGAGGAGGCCGGCCGGGACCGGACGACGCTGGAGACCAGCCTGATGCTGACGGTGATGATCGATGAGAACCTCAAGCCGGACCAGCTTCCCCAGCAGGTTAGTGGGCGCATGGTGGTGGGCAGTCCGGCACAGATCGCCGAGCAGGTACAGACCAAAGTTCTCGACGTCGGTGTCGACGGATTGATCATCAACCTGTCGCCACACGGCTACACCCCCGGCGTCATCACCACCGCCGCCGAGGCGCTAGGTCCGCTGCTCGGTCTGTAG
- a CDS encoding SDR family oxidoreductase codes for MAVEVVVTGGDTDLGRTVAEGFRDDGHNVTLVGARRGDLEVVAKELDVDAIVCDTTDPASLSEARRLFPHHLDTIVNVPAPTWDAGDPRTYALSDTATAWRRALDATVLSAVLTVQAVGDHLRSGGSIISVVAENPPAGSVDAAIKAALSNWVGGQAEVYGTRGITVNAVACGRSVQDGYEGLSRTPASAAAEITRLAKFLTTPAARHITGQTLHVSHGALAHFA; via the coding sequence ATGGCAGTGGAGGTTGTGGTCACTGGCGGCGACACCGATCTGGGACGCACAGTAGCCGAGGGGTTTCGCGACGACGGTCACAACGTGACCCTTGTCGGCGCCCGCCGCGGCGACCTGGAGGTCGTTGCCAAGGAACTCGACGTGGATGCGATCGTCTGCGACACAACCGACCCGGCGAGCCTCAGCGAAGCTCGTCGCTTGTTCCCCCATCACTTGGACACCATCGTCAACGTGCCTGCCCCAACGTGGGACGCCGGCGACCCACGCACCTACGCGCTATCCGACACGGCCACCGCGTGGCGCAGGGCGCTCGATGCCACAGTCCTTTCGGCCGTGCTCACCGTGCAGGCGGTGGGTGACCACCTACGCTCCGGCGGCTCCATCATCAGCGTGGTCGCGGAAAACCCGCCGGCGGGCAGCGTGGACGCGGCGATCAAAGCAGCACTTTCCAATTGGGTGGGGGGGCAGGCCGAGGTGTACGGCACCCGCGGCATCACCGTTAACGCGGTCGCCTGTGGGCGCAGCGTCCAGGACGGCTACGAAGGACTTTCGCGGACCCCCGCGTCCGCCGCGGCAGAGATCACGCGGTTGGCGAAGTTCCTCACCACCCCCGCGGCTCGCCACATCACCGGGCAGACGTTGCACGTCAGCCACGGCGCGCTGGCTCACTTCGCCTAA
- the modA gene encoding molybdate ABC transporter substrate-binding protein, whose product MRRVAVLAGVLVWSLVAGLVGCSSNAPPSQRSLTLVVLAAASLKSAFNQLSEPFKADNPGADISFEFGGSAELAAQLTQGATADVFASADTAQMDTITKAGLLAADPTNFASNTLVIVTAPGNPKKVGSFADLARPGLSVVICQQPVPCGSATRRIEDATGIRLNPVSAELSVTDVLNKVTTGQADAGLVYVTDALNARSKVTTVKFPQAAGAVNVYPIAVLKKAPQPTLARNFVAMVMSETGQRILKQSGFAKP is encoded by the coding sequence ATGCGTCGTGTCGCAGTGCTAGCCGGTGTGCTGGTCTGGAGCCTGGTAGCTGGCCTTGTGGGGTGCAGTTCGAACGCACCGCCATCGCAGCGCTCCCTCACGCTCGTGGTGCTTGCGGCAGCCTCCCTTAAGTCGGCGTTCAACCAGCTCAGTGAGCCATTCAAGGCCGACAACCCCGGCGCGGACATTAGCTTCGAGTTCGGTGGTTCCGCGGAATTGGCGGCTCAGTTGACTCAGGGGGCGACCGCCGACGTCTTCGCCTCGGCGGACACCGCGCAAATGGATACGATCACCAAGGCCGGCTTATTGGCCGCTGATCCGACCAACTTTGCGTCCAACACGCTGGTCATCGTCACCGCGCCGGGGAACCCGAAGAAGGTCGGATCGTTTGCCGACCTCGCCAGGCCCGGGCTGAGCGTGGTCATCTGCCAACAGCCGGTGCCATGCGGATCCGCCACCCGTCGCATCGAAGACGCCACCGGGATCCGCCTCAACCCGGTCAGCGCGGAACTCAGCGTGACCGATGTCCTCAACAAGGTCACTACCGGACAAGCCGACGCCGGGCTCGTTTACGTCACCGACGCGCTCAACGCCCGAAGCAAGGTGACGACCGTGAAGTTTCCCCAAGCCGCCGGCGCGGTGAACGTCTACCCGATTGCCGTCCTGAAGAAGGCGCCTCAACCAACGCTCGCTCGGAATTTCGTCGCGATGGTGATGTCTGAGACCGGTCAACGGATCCTGAAGCAGTCGGGCTTCGCTAAGCCCTGA
- a CDS encoding ABC transporter permease produces MHRPADLPRWVYLPATAGLAFVALPLAAIAIKVDWPHFWALITSSSSQTALLLSLRTASASTVLCVLLGVPMALVLARGRTRLVRLLRPLILVPLVLPPVVGGIALLYAFGRLGLLGHYLEAAGISIAFSTTAVVLAQTFVSLPFLVISLEGAARTAGADYEVVAATLGARPSTIWWRVTVRLLLPGMVSGAVLAFARSLGEFGATLTFAGSREGVTRTLPIEIYLQRVSDPDAAVALSILLVAVAALVVLGVGARRLTGTDAR; encoded by the coding sequence GTGCACCGGCCTGCCGATCTACCCCGCTGGGTCTATCTGCCCGCCACCGCGGGGCTGGCCTTCGTGGCATTGCCGCTGGCCGCAATAGCGATCAAGGTTGATTGGCCGCATTTCTGGGCGCTAATCACGAGCTCCTCCTCGCAGACGGCGCTCTTGTTGAGCCTGAGAACCGCCTCGGCCAGTACGGTGCTGTGCGTCCTGCTGGGGGTTCCGATGGCGCTGGTGTTGGCTCGCGGCCGGACCCGGCTGGTGCGGTTGCTCCGTCCGCTGATCCTGGTGCCGCTGGTGCTGCCGCCGGTGGTAGGTGGCATCGCGCTGCTCTATGCATTCGGCCGGCTCGGGTTGTTAGGGCATTACTTGGAGGCCGCCGGAATCAGCATTGCGTTTAGCACCACGGCCGTTGTGTTGGCGCAGACCTTCGTTTCGTTGCCGTTCCTGGTGATTTCCCTGGAAGGCGCGGCGCGCACCGCCGGAGCCGACTATGAGGTGGTGGCCGCGACGCTCGGGGCGCGGCCTAGCACGATCTGGTGGCGGGTCACCGTGCGGCTACTGCTGCCGGGCATGGTCTCGGGAGCGGTGCTGGCGTTCGCTCGGTCGCTGGGGGAGTTCGGCGCGACGCTGACGTTTGCCGGTTCCCGGGAAGGCGTTACCCGCACACTTCCGATCGAGATCTACTTGCAGCGGGTAAGTGATCCGGATGCCGCTGTGGCTCTGTCGATCCTGCTCGTAGCGGTGGCGGCATTGGTTGTGCTGGGAGTGGGGGCTCGCAGACTGACCGGGACCGACGCAAGGTAG
- a CDS encoding sulfate/molybdate ABC transporter ATP-binding protein, which yields MTELQLRAVVADRGLDVEFTVPAGEVLAVLGPNGAGKSTALHVIAGLVRPDAGLVRLGHRVLTDTAVGLHVATHDRRVGLLLQDPLLFPHMSVAANVAFGPHSRRNVLRSTRSTRARDRRSALRWLREVDAEPLADRKPRQLSGGQAQRVAIARALAAEPDVLLLDEPLTGLDVAAAAAIRGVLRGVVNRSGRAVILITHDLTDVFTLADRVLVLEDGKISEIGPAARVLAAPRSHFGARIAGVNSVNGSIGPDGSLVTASGQHWHGTAESGEKLVEGVQAVAVFAPATVAVYQDRPHGSPRNTVEVTVAELDTRGPAVVVRGHDQPDRAPGLAATITVDAAAELRLTPGKRVWFSVKAHEVALHPAPHQHARPSDDLRTGY from the coding sequence GTGACCGAATTGCAGCTGCGCGCGGTGGTCGCAGACCGCGGTCTGGACGTGGAGTTCACGGTGCCGGCGGGCGAGGTGCTCGCTGTGCTGGGACCCAACGGCGCCGGCAAGTCCACCGCCCTGCACGTCATCGCGGGGCTGGTTCGCCCCGATGCGGGCCTGGTGCGTTTGGGACACCGGGTCTTGACGGACACCGCCGTCGGGCTGCATGTGGCTACCCACGACCGCCGAGTCGGCTTGCTATTACAGGACCCGTTGCTGTTTCCGCACATGAGCGTGGCCGCCAACGTCGCGTTCGGACCGCACAGCCGTCGCAACGTGCTCCGCTCCACCCGGTCCACCCGTGCTCGCGACAGGAGGTCGGCCCTGCGCTGGCTGCGTGAAGTGGACGCCGAGCCACTTGCCGACCGCAAGCCACGCCAGCTGTCGGGTGGACAAGCCCAGCGGGTCGCAATCGCGCGGGCGCTTGCCGCCGAACCCGATGTGTTGCTCCTAGACGAGCCGTTGACCGGACTCGACGTGGCCGCCGCCGCGGCAATTCGTGGGGTGCTGCGCGGCGTGGTCAACCGCAGCGGCCGTGCGGTCATCCTGATCACCCATGACCTGACGGACGTGTTCACCCTGGCCGATCGGGTGCTGGTGCTCGAGGACGGGAAGATCTCCGAGATCGGTCCGGCGGCCCGAGTGCTCGCCGCACCGCGCAGCCATTTCGGAGCCCGGATCGCCGGCGTCAACTCGGTCAACGGGTCCATCGGTCCCGACGGCTCATTGGTCACCGCGTCCGGACAGCACTGGCATGGCACCGCGGAGTCCGGCGAAAAGCTCGTCGAAGGGGTGCAGGCGGTTGCGGTGTTCGCGCCGGCGACGGTGGCCGTGTATCAAGACCGGCCGCATGGCAGCCCGCGCAACACCGTCGAGGTGACAGTGGCCGAGCTGGATACCCGCGGGCCCGCGGTCGTGGTGCGCGGCCACGACCAGCCCGATCGCGCACCGGGTCTGGCCGCAACCATCACCGTCGATGCCGCCGCAGAGTTGCGGCTGACGCCAGGTAAGCGGGTGTGGTTCAGCGTTAAGGCTCACGAAGTGGCGCTGCACCCGGCACCTCACCAGCACGCCCGCCCCTCAGACGATCTTCGGACCGGTTACTGA
- a CDS encoding alpha/beta hydrolase: MQLRYISIPALIAEAGGDPWAINQSLQAGRPAQIADLAEAFHAAGRCTAESNAAFEDARRRFDAAWNRENGEHPINDSAEVQRVTASLGAQSLQLPKIGVDLENIAAALAEAQRTAAGQIATLEGQLQQIDNQLGQALELEKVPHLTAADRSALDALISSLEQHAIDDTASALGQLKSIRAGYAGYLERSLATLRTDGYDPAAIQGLDAPQSPVKPEEQVQIPPPDTSAEDVHRWWTSLTPEERQRLLAEHPDRIGNLNGVPVSARSDANIAVMTQDLNRVRDIASRYGVSVDDALGNPAKYGLSASDITRYQNADQTKQGLDHDVGNNSLHPNPVYLFAYDPLAFGGKGRAAIAIGNPDTAKSTAVIVPGTSSSVKGGWLHDGHNDALNLYSQANLADPNNPTAVIAWMGYDAPNDFTDPRIATPMLARTGGATLAQDVNGLWVTHLGAGQHVTVLGHSYGSTTVADAFALGGMHANDAVLLGCPGTDLARSAASFHLDGGRVYVGAASTDPITMLGQLDGLSTYVNRNNIGGQLLGLTAGLGTDPVGDGFGSVRFRAEIPGSNGINPHDHSYYYHRGSEALHGMADIVSGHSDALASDGMLAQPRHQPSVKLNLPGLGSVGVDIPGTPASIDPECNRPPGSITDDHVFDDQHHH; the protein is encoded by the coding sequence ATGCAACTCCGATACATAAGCATCCCGGCGCTGATCGCCGAGGCCGGCGGTGACCCATGGGCAATCAACCAAAGCCTGCAAGCGGGTCGGCCCGCACAAATTGCTGATCTGGCGGAGGCGTTTCATGCCGCGGGCCGATGCACGGCCGAGTCCAACGCCGCCTTCGAGGATGCCCGTCGCCGCTTCGACGCAGCATGGAATCGCGAGAACGGCGAGCACCCGATCAACGACTCCGCCGAAGTGCAGCGCGTGACCGCCTCACTGGGCGCGCAGTCCCTACAGTTGCCCAAGATCGGCGTCGACTTGGAGAACATCGCCGCCGCGCTAGCCGAGGCGCAGCGAACCGCGGCTGGGCAGATTGCGACCCTCGAGGGCCAGTTGCAGCAGATCGACAACCAGCTCGGTCAAGCGCTGGAACTTGAGAAAGTCCCGCACCTCACCGCGGCCGATAGATCGGCGCTCGACGCGCTGATCTCTAGTCTTGAACAGCACGCCATTGATGACACCGCGTCAGCCCTGGGTCAGCTCAAGTCAATACGCGCCGGCTATGCAGGGTATCTGGAGAGATCCCTGGCCACATTGCGCACCGACGGCTACGACCCTGCAGCTATCCAGGGACTGGACGCGCCTCAGTCGCCGGTGAAACCCGAAGAGCAGGTTCAGATTCCGCCACCGGACACCAGTGCGGAGGATGTGCATCGGTGGTGGACGTCACTGACGCCCGAGGAACGGCAACGCCTGCTCGCCGAGCACCCGGATCGGATCGGCAATCTCAACGGCGTTCCCGTCAGCGCGCGCAGCGACGCCAATATCGCGGTGATGACTCAGGACCTGAATCGGGTGCGTGACATCGCCAGCCGCTACGGCGTGTCGGTCGACGACGCGCTGGGTAATCCTGCGAAATACGGTCTGTCGGCGAGCGACATCACCCGCTACCAGAACGCCGATCAGACGAAGCAAGGCCTCGACCACGACGTCGGTAACAATTCTCTCCACCCCAACCCGGTGTATCTGTTCGCTTACGATCCGCTGGCGTTCGGCGGTAAGGGACGAGCCGCGATCGCCATCGGCAACCCCGACACCGCAAAAAGCACTGCCGTGATTGTGCCCGGCACCAGCAGTAGCGTGAAAGGTGGGTGGCTGCACGATGGCCACAACGACGCGCTCAACCTCTACAGCCAGGCCAACCTTGCGGACCCGAACAACCCCACGGCGGTGATCGCGTGGATGGGATATGACGCCCCCAACGACTTCACCGACCCGCGGATCGCCACGCCGATGCTGGCCCGAACCGGCGGTGCGACACTGGCGCAAGACGTCAACGGTTTGTGGGTAACGCACCTCGGTGCCGGCCAGCATGTCACCGTGCTGGGCCACTCGTATGGCTCGACGACCGTGGCCGACGCTTTCGCCTTGGGCGGCATGCACGCCAACGACGCTGTGCTGTTGGGCTGCCCGGGAACCGACCTGGCCCGCAGCGCCGCCAGCTTTCATCTAGACGGCGGCCGGGTGTATGTGGGCGCGGCCTCCACGGATCCGATCACCATGCTCGGGCAGCTGGATGGCCTCAGCACATACGTGAACCGAAACAACATCGGCGGTCAGCTGCTTGGTCTAACCGCCGGCCTGGGTACCGATCCCGTCGGCGACGGATTTGGCTCGGTCCGATTCCGCGCCGAGATCCCCGGCTCTAACGGCATTAACCCCCACGACCATTCGTATTACTACCACCGGGGCAGCGAGGCCCTGCACGGCATGGCCGACATCGTCTCAGGCCACAGCGACGCACTAGCATCCGATGGCATGCTGGCCCAACCTCGCCACCAGCCCAGCGTCAAACTCAACCTTCCGGGCCTGGGTTCGGTCGGCGTCGACATACCGGGCACACCGGCCAGCATTGACCCGGAATGTAACCGCCCCCCGGGTTCTATTACCGATGATCATGTCTTCGATGACCAACACCACCACTGA
- a CDS encoding DUF2563 family protein — protein sequence MFVDTGLLHSAGDDSHRAGEHAQDGTDRLSRGPLLSRMFGDFAAAEAFHDAVGAAQAQHVRTLRAHQEALTAVGGRARQAAAEFAEMDHGNAAKVRAVQCNSDT from the coding sequence ATGTTCGTTGATACTGGATTGCTGCACTCGGCGGGCGACGACTCTCACCGCGCGGGCGAGCATGCACAAGACGGAACCGACCGCCTGTCGCGGGGACCGCTGTTGTCGCGGATGTTCGGTGACTTCGCCGCGGCCGAAGCCTTTCATGACGCGGTCGGTGCGGCGCAGGCCCAGCATGTGCGAACCCTGCGCGCCCACCAGGAGGCGCTGACCGCGGTCGGCGGTAGGGCGCGCCAGGCCGCCGCGGAGTTTGCCGAGATGGATCACGGCAACGCCGCCAAAGTGCGGGCCGTGCAATGCAACTCCGATACATAA
- a CDS encoding DUF5632 domain-containing protein, which yields MTSFPPGEWSPSLVGHQWPTDPAMGAINHGKENRGKVGSENDNFADLLRHAQTGPLVDQQGFTADDIRDAFRRWEEHHRRVAEKNGIKKSAYAAAYDSMVCLRQDLTGLADEGNNEIKAIQDSDQPVDTKVTQIVSVIRRHRALANLAAAKYGGNVLDAMQSILDVGGTGQSSRQFSKAHGVDVSQMFRQPDDHRDLEKQVRGMLDNPGSAMGAPPGFNSTGMQPAASGVPPAAAVSGSTFGAPAGFTPATSLAAPPSAPGAPGSTFGAPAGFRPAGPTLLPAPLRPPAPAAPPVSVSPAPSVAGASTPSLPGAPAPPGVGTPSLPGVPASPLSGATVASPTGAAQGMTPASLLQSFDAGMQAGALASAPANALPHPSMEMQPSHVAPSAPTAPMAGAGVPVHAPAFDVPPTPPPAPEAPTASTAAPMIAAPATPSAPATPTPAGPLPAYGADLRPSVTAASTPAVPLSTPTGAASPGSAPVLPASGQGGVGQPAVVRQPGSPTPPPSPSGVGTQAVAATAGGAIAGAASADATARARLKRIVDSVARQQPKLAWAAGDRPDNTTVLVTDLASGWIPPGIDLPAAITLLDPARRRGDLESLLGEVSVTASYSPIHYLPDEDDEPVPTSSRPRRAPDVEELGWELSQATHWRDGLPQLAHTLAKAISRGTGVLDSEVETLRIELAEVTACVLDSYPDHVDAHEVGNWQLLAAIDALVAGDRTTANYHLAWFLACDSSAAKGIAR from the coding sequence ATGACCAGTTTTCCTCCGGGTGAATGGTCACCATCGCTCGTCGGTCATCAATGGCCAACTGACCCGGCGATGGGTGCCATTAACCATGGCAAGGAGAATCGCGGAAAGGTCGGAAGCGAGAACGACAATTTCGCGGACTTACTGCGCCATGCCCAAACGGGTCCGCTCGTCGATCAGCAGGGATTTACCGCCGACGACATCCGTGACGCCTTCCGCCGCTGGGAGGAGCACCATCGTCGGGTGGCCGAGAAGAACGGCATCAAGAAAAGTGCGTATGCCGCCGCCTACGACAGCATGGTGTGTCTGCGGCAGGATCTGACTGGTCTGGCCGATGAGGGCAATAACGAAATCAAAGCCATCCAAGATTCCGATCAGCCCGTGGATACGAAAGTGACACAGATTGTCAGCGTCATACGCCGACATCGGGCGCTCGCCAATCTCGCGGCGGCGAAGTATGGCGGCAACGTGCTTGACGCGATGCAATCGATTCTGGACGTGGGGGGAACCGGGCAGTCATCGCGCCAGTTTTCCAAGGCCCATGGCGTCGACGTCAGCCAGATGTTCCGACAACCCGACGACCATAGGGATCTGGAGAAGCAAGTTCGGGGAATGCTCGATAATCCCGGCTCAGCGATGGGCGCTCCTCCTGGCTTCAACAGCACTGGAATGCAACCTGCCGCGTCGGGAGTGCCACCGGCTGCTGCGGTGAGCGGCTCGACGTTTGGTGCACCTGCGGGCTTCACACCTGCAACATCGCTGGCCGCACCGCCGTCGGCTCCTGGAGCACCTGGCTCGACATTTGGCGCGCCTGCCGGCTTCAGGCCAGCAGGACCTACACTTCTACCCGCACCGCTACGGCCACCCGCGCCCGCCGCTCCGCCGGTCTCGGTGTCCCCAGCGCCGTCTGTAGCCGGCGCGTCGACGCCATCGCTTCCCGGCGCTCCCGCACCGCCTGGGGTTGGCACGCCATCGCTACCGGGCGTTCCAGCCTCGCCGCTATCTGGCGCTACCGTCGCATCGCCGACCGGTGCGGCCCAAGGTATGACTCCGGCGAGCCTGCTGCAGAGTTTCGACGCCGGGATGCAAGCCGGGGCTCTTGCTTCGGCGCCTGCAAACGCGTTGCCGCACCCGTCGATGGAAATGCAGCCGTCGCATGTCGCGCCCTCCGCGCCGACGGCACCGATGGCGGGCGCAGGCGTCCCGGTGCACGCGCCGGCGTTTGACGTCCCTCCTACCCCACCGCCCGCGCCGGAAGCGCCGACGGCGTCGACGGCGGCACCGATGATTGCCGCACCCGCCACCCCGTCCGCTCCCGCCACCCCCACGCCGGCCGGCCCGTTGCCCGCCTATGGCGCCGACCTGCGACCTTCGGTGACGGCGGCCTCAACACCGGCCGTGCCGCTTAGCACACCAACGGGGGCGGCCTCGCCAGGCTCGGCGCCGGTGCTTCCTGCATCCGGGCAGGGCGGCGTGGGCCAGCCCGCTGTCGTGCGTCAACCAGGCTCGCCGACACCACCACCGTCACCGTCGGGCGTGGGAACCCAAGCCGTCGCGGCCACCGCCGGCGGGGCGATCGCCGGGGCCGCGTCAGCCGACGCCACCGCGCGGGCACGACTGAAGCGCATTGTCGATTCCGTTGCCCGCCAGCAACCCAAGCTCGCCTGGGCCGCGGGCGACCGCCCCGACAACACCACCGTTCTGGTGACCGATCTGGCCAGCGGCTGGATCCCTCCAGGCATCGACTTGCCCGCCGCCATCACACTGCTCGATCCGGCGCGCAGGCGTGGCGATCTGGAATCCCTGTTGGGTGAAGTCAGCGTTACCGCCAGCTACTCCCCCATCCACTACCTGCCCGACGAGGACGACGAACCGGTACCGACCTCGTCGCGGCCACGGCGCGCACCCGACGTCGAAGAGCTCGGCTGGGAACTCAGCCAGGCCACCCACTGGCGCGACGGACTGCCTCAACTCGCCCATACTCTCGCCAAAGCCATCTCCCGCGGCACCGGGGTGCTCGACTCCGAAGTCGAGACGCTGCGCATCGAGTTAGCTGAGGTAACTGCGTGCGTGCTGGACAGCTACCCCGACCATGTCGACGCTCACGAAGTCGGAAACTGGCAGTTGCTGGCCGCCATCGACGCGCTGGTGGCGGGCGACCGAACCACCGCTAACTATCACCTCGCGTGGTTTCTTGCCTGCGACAGCAGCGCAGCGAAAGGTATCGCGCGTTGA
- a CDS encoding DUF2563 family protein, whose translation MCGNIFGGYSAARLFHEAVGTAHDQHTKALGLTGRRAAHSMAKDVAAQRGSPSRARATPRHVRQGRPALPCNRDPVIDHSTVPAL comes from the coding sequence ATGTGCGGCAATATCTTCGGTGGCTATTCCGCGGCTAGGCTATTTCACGAAGCAGTCGGGACAGCTCACGATCAGCACACCAAGGCCCTGGGGCTCACCGGCAGACGCGCGGCACATTCGATGGCAAAAGATGTTGCGGCGCAGCGGGGTTCACCGAGTCGGGCACGGGCAACGCCGCGTCACGTGCGGCAGGGTAGGCCCGCCCTACCCTGCAATCGCGACCCCGTGATCGACCATTCGACGGTGCCCGCACTGTGA
- a CDS encoding alanine and proline-rich secreted protein Apa: MHEVDPNSTRRKGLWAALATAAVTSASVVTIALPATSSADPEPAPAPTTTAAPAPATATPPPADPNAAPAPVVDPNAAPAPVVDPNAPPPPPVDPNAPPPPPADPNAPEPGRVTNAVGGFSFVVPAGWVESDASHLDYGSALLSKSIGEPPLPGQTPPVANDTRIVLGRLDAKLYASAETTNPKAAVRLGSDMGEFFMPYPGTRINQETIPLNANGISGSASYYEVKFSDTSKPNGQIWTGVVGSPPASTPNAGPPQRWFVVWLGTANNPVDKNAAKTLAESIRPWTSPPAPAPAPGEPALAGPAPAPGEPAPVAPAPVPGQAPAGGTAPPATPTPQRTVPA; the protein is encoded by the coding sequence ATGCATGAGGTGGACCCGAACTCGACACGTCGCAAAGGACTCTGGGCCGCGCTGGCGACCGCCGCGGTGACCAGTGCCAGCGTCGTCACCATTGCGTTGCCGGCAACTTCGAGCGCCGATCCCGAGCCGGCGCCGGCGCCAACCACGACTGCGGCCCCGGCGCCCGCTACGGCGACACCGCCGCCGGCCGACCCGAACGCGGCGCCGGCACCCGTCGTCGACCCGAACGCAGCGCCGGCACCCGTCGTCGACCCCAACGCACCACCGCCACCGCCCGTCGACCCGAACGCACCGCCGCCACCCCCCGCCGACCCCAACGCACCCGAGCCCGGCCGCGTCACCAACGCCGTCGGTGGATTCAGCTTCGTGGTGCCCGCCGGCTGGGTGGAGTCGGACGCCTCGCACCTTGACTATGGATCGGCGCTACTGAGCAAGTCGATCGGCGAGCCGCCGTTACCGGGGCAGACGCCACCGGTAGCCAATGACACGCGCATCGTGCTAGGCCGGCTGGACGCAAAGCTCTACGCCAGCGCCGAGACCACCAACCCCAAGGCGGCCGTGCGGCTGGGCTCCGACATGGGTGAGTTCTTCATGCCGTACCCAGGCACCCGGATCAACCAGGAAACCATTCCGCTCAACGCCAACGGAATATCGGGCAGCGCGTCGTACTACGAAGTGAAGTTCAGTGATACCTCCAAACCCAACGGCCAGATCTGGACGGGCGTAGTGGGTAGCCCGCCGGCCAGCACCCCCAACGCCGGACCCCCGCAGCGCTGGTTCGTGGTGTGGCTTGGGACGGCGAACAACCCGGTTGACAAGAACGCGGCCAAGACTCTGGCCGAGTCAATCCGACCCTGGACATCGCCACCAGCCCCCGCGCCGGCACCGGGAGAGCCCGCGCTAGCGGGTCCCGCTCCGGCACCGGGAGAGCCCGCGCCGGTTGCGCCCGCTCCGGTTCCGGGCCAAGCGCCCGCTGGCGGAACCGCACCGCCAGCTACGCCGACACCGCAGCGAACCGTGCCGGCCTAA
- a CDS encoding GlsB/YeaQ/YmgE family stress response membrane protein codes for MDVMAATEYLARSTTLTSVGWIGYIIIGAIAGWIAGKIVRGGGAGILMNIVIGVTGALIGGFLLSFFVDTAAGGWWFTLFTAILGSVILLWIVGMVRRT; via the coding sequence ATGGACGTCATGGCGGCTACCGAATACCTAGCCCGGTCAACGACGTTGACCAGCGTCGGCTGGATCGGCTACATCATCATCGGTGCCATCGCGGGCTGGATCGCCGGCAAGATCGTCAGGGGCGGTGGCGCCGGGATCCTGATGAACATCGTGATCGGCGTCACCGGTGCGTTGATCGGCGGCTTCCTGTTGAGCTTCTTCGTCGACACCGCGGCCGGCGGCTGGTGGTTCACGTTGTTCACCGCGATCCTCGGCTCGGTGATCCTGCTCTGGATTGTCGGCATGGTGCGACGGACGTAA